One Glycine soja cultivar W05 chromosome 2, ASM419377v2, whole genome shotgun sequence genomic region harbors:
- the LOC114395494 gene encoding protein ECERIFERUM 2-like: MDQETEPQPLTSKISTVVPATPRGDEDGAYHLSNMDLLMKLHYIRAVYFFINDAAQGLSIYDLKKPMFPLLDQVVQLSGRIRVSESGRPFLKCNDAGVRIAEYHHDHTLGEWFQKNGCSLQGLVHDHVLGPDLGFSPLVFVKFTWFKCGGLSLGLSWSHVLGDAFSAFSFITKWSQILAGHAPPKILPMSPTLKEIQTPHNNNSVNANNGNHFSVKTATTIEELWLATNGIKMVTHTFHVTAKQLNRLVSSTFFSCDQNKATKTSYFEILSALVWKHIAGMREDTEPKVVTICTRGMANIEFPTNGLVLSVVEANVAVGQSDVSDLAKLIGEEKRVENVVVEKLVEESQGKGDFVVYGANLTFVDLEEGDMYEVVLNGHKPVVTNCSIHGVGDQGVVLVLPGLEDEENGRNIGRMVTVSLPEKEVDQLKEKLRGEWGPESLPF, encoded by the exons ATGGATCAAGAGACCGAACCACAACCTCTGACCTCAAAGATCTCAACAGTTGTACCAGCAACCCCGCGAGGCGACGAGGACGGCGCGTACCACCTCAGCAACATGGACCTGCTCATGAAGCTGCACTACATCAGAGCCGTTTATTTCTTCATCAACGACGCAGCGCAAGGGCTCTCGATTTATGACCTCAAGAAACCCATGTTCCCGCTCCTCGACCAGGTCGTGCAACTCTCGGGTCGGATCCGGGTTTCTGAATCGGGTCGGCCCTTCTTGAAGTGCAACGATGCTGGTGTTCGCATCGCTGAGTACCACCACGACCACACCCTTGGGGAGTGGTTTCAGAAAAATGGGTGCTCCCTTCAAGGTCTCGTCCATGATCATGTTCTTGGCCCTGACCTTGGCTTCTCTCCTTTGGTTTTTGTCAAG TTCACTTGGTTCAAATGTGGAGGGCTCTCTCTAGGACTCAGCTGGTCCCATGTTCTAGGAGACGCTTTTTCAGCCTTCAGCTTCATCACCAAGTGGAGTCAAATACTGGCGGGTCACGCGCCGCCAAAAATCCTTCCAATGTCACCAACTCTCAAAGAAATCCAAACCCCACACAATAATAATTCGGTTAATGCGAATAATGGGAATCACTTTTCTGTCAAAACAGCCACAACCATAGAAGAACTTTGGCTCGCTACAAACGGCATAAAAATGGTTACTCACACTTTCCACGTCACTGCCAAACAACTTAACCGTTTGGTGTCATCCACGTTCTTTTCATGTGACCAAAACAAAGCCACCAAAACCTCGTATTTCGAGATTCTTTCGGCGTTGGTGTGGAAACACATTGCTGGCATGAGGGAAGACACCGAGCCAAAGGTTGTAACAATTTGCACACGTGGCATGGCTAATATCGAATTCCCCACCAATGGTTTGGTGTTGAGCGTTGTTGAAGCCAACGTGGCAGTTGGACAATCTGACGTGTCCGATTTGGCGAAGCTGATTGGCGaggaaaaaagggttgagaatgttGTTGTGGAAAAGTTAGTGGAAGAGAGCCAAGGGAAAGGGGATTTTGTGGTTTATGGGGCGAATTTGACGTTTGTGGATTTGGAAGAAGGTGACATGTACGAGGTTGTGCTGAATGGACACAAACCGGTCGTGACGAATTGCAGCATCCATGGAGTGGGTGATCAAGGTGTTGTTTTGGTGCTTCCGGGActtgaagatgaagaaaatggGAGGAATATTGGAAGAATGGTGACTGTTTCTTTGCCTGAAAAAGAAGTTGACCAGCTCAAAGAGaagctgagaggagaatggggtCCTGAGTCACTTCCATTCTGA